From Clavelina lepadiformis chromosome 9, kaClaLepa1.1, whole genome shotgun sequence, the proteins below share one genomic window:
- the LOC143470963 gene encoding oligosaccharyltransferase complex subunit ostc-like: MDSMFGAPFKVLVCPNLKLKKPTWFRQPPAMLVFAFVMASYFLVTAGIIYDVIVEPPSVGQTVDEKGNAKPVAFLAYRVNGQYIMEGLAASFLFSLGGLGFIILDKSNAPNIPKLNRSLLMFIGGISILISFGMSRVFMRMKLPGYLLS, encoded by the exons atggaTTCAATGTTCGGAGCTCCTTTCAAAGTGTTGGTCTGTCCAAACCTCAAGTTGAAAAAACCCACCTGGTTTCGACAACCGCCTGCTATGTTGGTGTTTGCGTTTGTGATGGCTTCTTATTTTCTCGTAACTGCAG GTATCATTTATGATGTGATTGTGGAACCACCAAGTGTTGGTCAGACTGTCGATGAGAAAGGAAATGCAAAACCAGTTGCATTCCTTGCTTACAG AGTTAATGGACAATATATCATGGAAGGTCTTGCGGCATCATTCCTCTTTTCCCTGGGCGGTCTCGGTTTTATCATTTTGGATAAATCAAATGCCCCCAATATTCCGAAGCTAAACAGATCTTTGCTTATGTTCATCGGTGGGATCTCTATCCTCATCAGTTTTGGAATGAGCAGAGTATTCATGAGAATGAAACTCCC